AAACCCTATTTAAAACCAAATGCTTCAAAAGCCTATTAAATGGTGACATTATATTCAGCAAAAGCCccaatatctataaaaataaaactatCCTTGgcattataaattttaaatttatgaaatttattttcaagtttaagcttttatttcctttttcttGCAGATGCACTTGagataagtattttttttaaaaaatttgcagTATCACCTATTTATATGTAATGTATGAATATTAAATATCTCTTCAACCCATTGATTatgttgtaaacttattttttaatattagtaAGTTGCATGTTTGTTATCAATTCTTGTTTTAAGTCTGGAATCAGTTCTTCCTCACATACTTTTTGATCATtgagaatgatatatttgttatcttgatacatttcacaagccttgttttaagttgcatgttttgttgcttcagtcattgttttgcatggtagtacatcttgctataccttgctgtttcgtcaagttttggagttgttacaaatttaatttaaacttggaaactagcttaagtcttatgttcttaataataaaatgacttttttttacaatggcaggtatattgagatgatttctttggagcaattcttgacaacatttgtagtgaaggcctttagaatggaagaatgtatttcactaatttttgtatacatttcttgttttgtatttagtgataaaggaatctgaattgggcataaattatgttgtaatatgatttcttaagcctagactagtagactaaatattgtaattacatttgagtaattaataaaaatctatttatgttaccttatttggcttcaactttcattgttttcctagttttgtgtaagtaaaaaaagattatgtttctctgagctaatataacacatgtgttatactaaagtgtagtataacacaaaaaatgtgttatactaaagtgtagtataacacaaatttataagtattgaaatgtgttatataatcgactataaataacataattaaacacttatctatttattaaaataacacagaaattgtgttatcattgacagtataataacacatctgcataacaatgataaagtgttatgtaaagtaccctgacctacgataacatagtcggtcttaacacatcaaaaagtgttatggtatgttttgataacacattttcggtgttattaaaagcattttttcttgtagtgtctctatgtgaaatttttttattCTATAATTTTACTTGTATTCTTATAAATTAACACATTTTAattcaaaacataattttttccACACTTTATTGGGGTTTTTCGATCGGACTCTTCGAAATTTCTAAATTTTTTAGCTAAGAAATAACCAGACCCTCACCAATTGTATCAACATATATCACACAATACAATCATTAATGAATGATTAAGTTTCCATAATCATCAATAAAACTATGGCACATACCCAATCAAATTAAGTCTTTGATTTTGTaccaaaatatcatttcaagcatttttatcatatatatatatatagtgttggATTAAAAGAATAttttatgggcacatatgtataaggtataatgctattataaagtgtgatataaaattaagtgaccaattatgttataaatatcatagggtattaaagtgtcatggatttaatgtgtagaaacaggaaagtgaatttttaattttgtaatgggcaaaattggaaatcactaattataaattagggttgtggtcccctatatatatgtatcattctATTATGTCTGTTACCCCATtaacagaaaagaaaagagagactcTTCTCTCATAGAGATACATATTATATAGGAAGATTTAAACTCTCTGTGCAATCTCCAACAATGGCCTCAGGTTAGTGCTTCCGCTCTTGTGTGAATattcttctttaatttagcaaaggatctatagaattatgatttaggatttctcatatatgcatttataatgACATGATTTTTGGATTATGTGTTGGAGATTATTATTTGTTCATGTTATTTGAGTGTATTAGAAATTCTAACATATAGTTCTAACTTTATAATTAGAATTTTACATTCCAATCCTTATCATGTCAAAAATTTATCTTCTACCAACATTTCAGTTTCCTAGGTTGAAATGTCGTAATTCCATTACTATTAAGGGGTGTTTGGTATGGATGTTTGATTTGGTGGGAATGAGAATGTGAATCTCAAATCTAACCCAtatttagtaaatttatttttaatgacgtGGAGATTTAAGTAAGTCTCATTTTTTAGCTTGATTTTATGGTAATTTTAATTCCTTAATTTAAACACTTGAGTTTCACATTTCCTTAATCTAAATCCTCTCTAATTCCACCCGACAAACTCAAACCTAATATCAAACAGCCCATTAACATTTTCTATTTCAACTATTATAATCAAATACTCATTTCCCAGCTAAAACGCCAACAACTTTACATTAAGTTGTCTAATATTATAAAATCATTaatttcccattttttttttaatatcttgagaaatttattaattgagatgttgaAATCTATTTGTTATACCTCTACCCtctatcttcttcttttttttttttataatgactCCCATCCAATTAGcattcaaaaatatattattgAAGTTCAAATCTCGTATCTTAAACATTAATTCCTTATCTTGTAGCCCGATTTTCACTTAGAAAACATATGAAATTGAATTTCTTCACTAGGCATGAATTCGTAGCCCTCTCCATAAGCTTTTCAACGCAATCTAAAACTAAAATTggaaatttatttttgtaaaaataaaattataaaaaaaatcatgtaaAGTAGAACATATCTAACCTTATTAATTATGTATGTATTTAATTTTCTCAAATTCTCAAAGCATGAAATGAATCCATTCCAACTCCCCAAAATGATGAAACATGGTTTATTAATTTCTTATTAGTTATTAAGTTAGTTATAAGcacaaatttcaaatttatatttaataaatttaaaattgagTAAGAGACGGATAAAATAAATGTTGTTTAATAACCAAAAGAAAATCAACATCGAATAATATTGATTAGATCAAATAATTTAGGTACGTTGTTGAACTATTTGATAttactttattttaattttgtaattaaataattttaaatataatcaATTCCTACCAATAATATTTATTATCTAAGAGCATCTCTAATAGAGTGTCAAATTAGTGATGTAGTGCTAAAATATAGCACACTCTAAAAAAAATTGTTCCAATAGTGTGCTAAAAGTTGTGACAAATTTGacacatgctaaaagttgtgccaaatttagcatacaatataacatgatatataTTTTATATCACCATAAATGATAcactttttatttacttttttgttatttttattattttagtattatttttatatatcattattaaatgatataatttttaccttattattttattattatttttaactgTAATAATGAAATATAAGAGCACTCACATTGGGTGCTCTACTCCATCCTTTAAAATACCTCATCAAAAcacatatttttctattttacctctaagttttacattataccatatatcagcttctctatatatttctttacatcatttaaatattatatctttaaacatattttattacttaaagtaaaataaaataattgaaaaagaaaaaaaactaataaatatacactaaatagagagagaaaagttataaaaaaaatattaaaatattatataaaggatatgtaaatattatgtaaatgtagatatggattaattggagtttgtgcatagctattataaatatatgtataaaggagctgatgaaagatgtttttatgagttttaactaaatattataaagaaaatgtagtataaaatatatcacaaaaacatacatttttataatttacctcaaaacttttacattataccatacatctgcTTCTTTACattctttatatattatatttttaaaaatattttatttattttaagaaataaaataattaaacataatagtatcacactcatatatatacaaaagtttataaaaaaataataaaatatttatagcttgatgaatagtatttcactacatataaagaaatactattcattaaGGTAAAAAAAGATAACTTTACATCATCCAATGGAAGACtacttaactattttttttttctatattataaagaataacacATTTTAGCTCATCCAATGTGAGTGCTCTAAATGAAAATTAttacattttttatattttcaatgaAATATCAAATGAATGAAAGATTATTTTTTTCACCAAATTTCAAAATTGTGTATTGGAGCATAGTATTAAAATGAGAATTGCCAAGGGATACTATTGGTGCCTAACACCACAAGTAGGTGACGTACCACTATTTGTGCAATTTAATATTGAGtctcacatatttgaatttaataaatattatgagatACCGCTAACCAACCATTGGATGTCAACACTCGTACTAAAAGTTATGCCAAATATATCACATTTTGTTATATTTGAGCTAAATATAACATAATATTTGCAACTCTCATTTGAGATGATCTAAACACTTAGTAGCTAAAAgtcattttcttgtagtgataataCACCAAACAATGTCCATCGAGTTTTACTACATTTAAACAAATTCGACTTAAGGTATCCAACACAACACAACGTATTAGTTAGGAATACTcgataataattattaaattaaaatatatgaaaGCTCACTCGTAGTAGTGATGGGCAACACTAGTTCCCTTACCATTTCTCTTCTATAAAAGTCTAAAGCGCTACAATACTTCATCAACTCGCAATGGAGAAGCTAAAGCCAAACCCGGCAAACTCATCCCCTCCGCTCGGTTACCTCGAAAGAGCAGCTATCGTCTACGGCGACTGCCCTTCTGTAGTATACAACCGCACCACTTATACGTGGTCAGAGACGAACACCCGTTGTCTCCGTGTGGCTTCCTCCATCGCAACATGGCTCGGAGTCAAGCGAGGTGAAGTCGTATCCGTCATATCTCCCAACGTTCCGGCCATGTACGAGCTCCACTTCGCAGTCCCCATGGCCGGCGCCGTTCTCAACACCATCAACACCCGCCTTGACGCTCGCATCGTCTCCGTCATGCTCCTTCATTCCGAATCCAAGCTCGTCTTCGTTGACCAACACTCCGTTGATCTAATCCTCGATGCCGTCTCCAGGTTCCCACTAAACACTCCAATTCCCCGCCTCGTTCTAATCCGTGATCGGTACGAGGTCCCTTCTTCGTCATCTACGTCTTTAAACCTCATCGATAGCTTTCATTGTGAGTATGAGGATTTAGTAGAGATTGGAGATCCTGAATTTCAGTGGTTAAAGCCCGCAAACGAATGGGATCCCATGGTGCTAAACTATACCTCTGGAACGACTTCGGCTCCAAAGGGAGTTGTTCACTGCCACAGAGCTATTTTCATGGTCACACATGACTCACTTCTCGAATGGAGTGTGCCCAAACAGCCGGTCTTCTTGTGGGCACTGCCTATGTTTCACGCTAACGGTTGGTGTTACACGTGGGGGACAGCAGCAGTCGGGGCCACAAACATATGCCTCCGAAAATTCGACGGCCCCATCATCTTTGACCTCATCCGATGGCACGGTGTGACTCACATGTGTGGAGCGCCGGTGGTGCTCAACATGTTATCAAACAGTCCAAACGTTGAAACTCTGAAGAACCCAGTTCAAATCCTAACTGCCGGGGCTCCGCCTCCTGCTGCGGTAGTCGAAAGAACTGAGGTGCTCGGTTTCATAGTCAGTCACGCGTACGGGTTGACTGAAGTTGGTGGAGTCTCCGTGTTTTGCGCTTGGAAAAAGAAGTGGAATCAGCTGCCAGCAACCGAGCGGGCTCGCCTTAAGGCGCGGCAAGGGGTGGCACCGGCGATGACTGAAATTGATGTCATCGATCCAAATTCAGGTGTGAGCGTGAAGAGAGATGGTTTAACAATGGGAGAGGTAGTGCTGAGAGGTGGCTGCGTCATGTTGGGATACCTGAATGACGCAATGGCCACGGCGAAAGCTGTAAGAGACGACGGATGGTTTTACACGGGAGATGTGGGAGTTATGCACCCCGACGGGTATTTGGAGATCAAGGACAGGTCCAAGGACGTGATCATAAGTGGAGGAGAGAACGTGAGCAGCGTGGAGGTAGAGTCGATTCTTTACGACCACCCGGCGGTGGACGAGGCAGCGGTGGTAGCTTGGCCCGATGATTTCTGGGGCGAAACACCGTGTGCTTTTATAGCATTGAAGAAAGAGACGAGGGTGAGACCGAATAAGAAGGAGATAGTGGAGTATTGTAGAGAGAAGCTGCCTCATTATATGGTGCCCAAAGTTGTGGTCTTCAGAGATGAACTTCCCAAGATATTGCCAAAACCATGAGATCTCCGCCTGGGCCAGTGGCTTTGCTTAGGATCTAGGTTGCTGAATGCTATTAATATCTATATTTATGATAGGTTTTGTACGTCTAATAGTATTTCCCTAATATGGACCTTCTTAAATCTTATATTGCCAAAAATGTTCATGCAATCAAAAGTAAATAATGTGCATGTCATTCCAGAAAGGAAATCGTGCCACCTCTATTTTTTAATACATATATATGGTACAAATAAGTAACCGAGTGATTACAATTGTGCCACgtcattttctaaataaatataataCAACTAACGGAGAGATCttcttacaaaataaaaataaaacatttgcAGAAATCTCAATAATGAAGAAAAAAGCTCAAGccataattaaaaatatacatTGAAAGTAATACACTACAAAAAAAAcgtcctataccgagaacatagtACCGAATACAAGTTCTCGGTATAGATCTTTTACACACCTGCCTCCTTCACGCGGTTCTTTTCATTCTAGTATGTGTACCGatgaccctataccgagaacatattctcggtatagggtctttaCCGAGGTCTTTACCGAGGACGTGTACTCGGTATAGTTAATTCAGACTCCCGCCTTTTTTACGCGGTTATTTCATTTTAGTGTGTGTACCgaggaccctataccgagaacatgttatCGGTATAGGGTCTTTATAATCTTCATCTTCCCCAAACAGAGAGCTCATTTCTCTGAAACGGAAAACCTTCAAACCCCGTTTTCTCCGCCCCCCATTTCTGTTTTGCTGGATTTCGGCCCCCACAAACTTTGTTTTTGGTCAAATTTTCCCTTCCAAAGGTGATTTATGTGGCTATAAGGCTTATTGAGGTAATGATTTACaaatatttcagttttttttttttgtataaattgttaaattttttttcagttttgatttttTATAATGAGTTTTTCGTGGTATTTTTTCAGGTTTTGCATTGTATACCAGCGGTTTTAGAGGTATTtcacattttctttgtaattttttggttttatttatattttttgcataaatatatttagggttttatttataatttgtttaatattgttaatatattgttatttgttatattatatatataatttctgattatgtaattaaaataggtaaaaataataatttgtgatgaaaattagttaaaaatttagtgatatccaatttagaggaaataatatattgtgtagtatttttgtaaaatacatatatagttttaagatttagttagtttaatcctataataaataattaatttattagtatgaaaatttattaatttaataatttattttttaggtatataatttgacttttagttataaatatatgtttatatgaaaatttaatatttgattgttttttttttagattgagttaaataattttagttttagattattagatttggttaataaattttgattattagagtgagttttgtttatttaatttgaattttgttgttgttgttaatttttttattcttagtgttgatgaatattgatgctttgtttttgttgttaatttttagtagaattatgatattttaaatagaaaattgaataattaataaaatttagagtaataattataaattatatagtcatttacaatgtatttgtattattttgtgtatgttctgcgactggatatttttttatgtattatttgcaggtttttaaattttgggatatatgaaaatacagccgttatgctgcccaattttttttagaattaaaaatactcaataaaatttataatttaagaaatagtgaattgataagttgtataatatatttttaatcatgATTAAATCAAATTAGCAATAATattatgcaaccaaattttaataaaaataaacattaatcctgaaattttatttaaataagtaataaatcttaaagtaattctaacgatttattcattttatatatatatatatatttatgaaattgtataatgatattttgtaatttttgtttgaaggttgggtattcggtttttgttggactaaagagattgctagcaagatattgaaggcattggtaagttttttttaatttttctgtatttttttaatttttttttcaatttttgaataatttatgtttttttatataaataatataatattaattttaataaaaatatgaaattattatattagatagaatgtatttatttttaggttttcaaaatatgtattagtaaaaatgatattaggaattggaaaattgttatatgattgattagtattttttttaaattaaattctatgttgttttggtgaattttatgtgtattaaacatattagtaaacatatttaatatttttttagaattgtaaaatttagagatattgtgaatattagtagaagtactcaataaaatttctaatttaataaatagtgaattgataagtaaaataatatattttaaaattaagattaaaaaaattaacattaacattatgcaactaaattttaataaaaataaacattaattaaataatttaagtaataattaaatcctaaagtagttaaataaattttaaacaaatcttagaatttttttttaaattaatcaaactattcaataaagcataagtaaaatatgtaatttaataaatactaaattaatatgtaaaaaaataatatgtgttagttctgattaaataaaattaacaaatatattattagaaaaccattattaaaattaaaattaaaattaaaattaaaattaaaaaaattaaatttaatatttgttagttttaatcattattaaaattaaaattaaaaaaatatgtttttaatattatttgttagttgtttttaatttttctgtattttttttaatattttttttcaatttttgaataattttttttttatataaataatatattttaaaattaagaataaaaaaaattaacattaacattatgcaactaaattttaataaaaataaaaattaatcctaaagtagttaaataaattttaaacaaattttagaaattttgtttaaattaatcaaactattcaataaagcataagtaaaatatgtaatttaataaatactaaattaatatgtcaaatttaaataagtttaataatatttacactgaaatatattatagttagatatcataaaacaacataattaacttcaaaaagcataagacattaaaaaaacatatttaattatatttgcttttttctttggtaataagaaattattaccaaagatataatagtgttattatcacatagtgataatattatatttttttagtgttcatcacaagaagccttagacccgtttagagagggtgagtcattgaagactcttacatttgcctctctctgaattaggacacacacaaattgattgtaagtttgatgattagtgttccgtgcagtgctacattcatgcaatgtcgatcgacaagagttggattaatttgacagatcgattatccgatgagtatgaggctggtgtgatggattttctccagagagcccggcagtgcgttgactcaaggggattggtgaaatgtccgtgtaggaggtgtgtcaacgttgaatttcagacgattgatgtttgacactaatcggtcttcaggattaaagtttgagcaaaacataacgagtatcaaaaccagttcggaggccttcaaagatgataaatttatcttagaaactcaggctaaccaagttttctacattgaagaccttaaaaataaatctcattggaaagtcgtccaagaagtgcatcacagaaatgtgtgggacatcccact
The Humulus lupulus chromosome 6, drHumLupu1.1, whole genome shotgun sequence DNA segment above includes these coding regions:
- the LOC133784865 gene encoding probable CoA ligase CCL11, which gives rise to MEKLKPNPANSSPPLGYLERAAIVYGDCPSVVYNRTTYTWSETNTRCLRVASSIATWLGVKRGEVVSVISPNVPAMYELHFAVPMAGAVLNTINTRLDARIVSVMLLHSESKLVFVDQHSVDLILDAVSRFPLNTPIPRLVLIRDRYEVPSSSSTSLNLIDSFHCEYEDLVEIGDPEFQWLKPANEWDPMVLNYTSGTTSAPKGVVHCHRAIFMVTHDSLLEWSVPKQPVFLWALPMFHANGWCYTWGTAAVGATNICLRKFDGPIIFDLIRWHGVTHMCGAPVVLNMLSNSPNVETLKNPVQILTAGAPPPAAVVERTEVLGFIVSHAYGLTEVGGVSVFCAWKKKWNQLPATERARLKARQGVAPAMTEIDVIDPNSGVSVKRDGLTMGEVVLRGGCVMLGYLNDAMATAKAVRDDGWFYTGDVGVMHPDGYLEIKDRSKDVIISGGENVSSVEVESILYDHPAVDEAAVVAWPDDFWGETPCAFIALKKETRVRPNKKEIVEYCREKLPHYMVPKVVVFRDELPKILPKP